The genomic window GTTGGTGAAATCGCTTGTGTATCTGTTCATGGAGCAAACCGTTTAGGTGGTAATTCTCTTCTTGATTTAGTGGTCTTTGGTCGTGCAGCGGGTAATTTCTTAGGCACTTACCTAAATGATACGCAAAGCGGAAAAGATGCCTCTGAGTCTGACTTAGAAGCTTCATTAGCACGTACTAATCGTTGGGAGTCATCTGTAAAAGGTGGAGAAAGTCCAACTAAAATACGTAAAGACTTGCAAAAATGTATGCAATTTAACTTCTCGGTATTCCGTGAAGGTGAGGCTATGGCCGAAGGCATGCAAGAGTTGACTGAAATCCGTGAACGTCTTCAACATGCCAGCCTCGATGATAAGTCTACAGAATTTAACACGCAACGTATTGAGTGTTTAGAATTAGACAACTTGATGGAAACGGCTTTTTGTACAGCTAAAGCAGCTAACTTCCGTACTGAATCTCGTGGTGCACATGCCCGTCAAGATTTCACTGAACGTGATGATGAGAACTGGTTATGCCACTCAATCTACACGCCAGAAACAGAAGAGATGACAAAACGTTCTGTAAATATGAAACCTATTCATCGTGAAGCTTTCCCACCGAAAGCTCGTGTATATTAAGGAGCATTGCAATGAAACAAATTTTTTCGATTTATCGTTACAACCCTGATGTTGATAATGCACCTTACATGAAAGATTATGAGCTGGATATTCCAGAAGGCTCAGATATGATGGTACTTGATGCACTTATTTTATTAAAAGAGCAAGATACGACTATCTCTTTCCGTCGTTCATGTCGTGAGGGAGTATGTGGCTCTGACGGTATGAATATTAACGGTAAAAATGGTTTAGCTTGTATTACACCATTATCGGCTGTTCCAGCAAAGAAAATAGTGTTACGCCCTTTACCTGGTTTACCGGTAGTACGTGATTTAGTTATTGATATGACACAGTTCTATAATCAATATGAAAAAATCAAGCCGTTCTTAATTAACGATGGTAAAAACCCTCCAGCACGTGAGCATCTTCAATCGATCGAAGAGCGCGAAAAGCTTGATGGTTTATATGAGTGTATTTTATGTGCTTGTTGTTCAACTTCTTGTCCGTCTTTCTGGTGGAACCCAGATAAGTTTATTGGACCAGCAGGTTTGTTGCATGCTTATCGCTTCTTAATTGATAGCCGTGATACTGCAACTGAAGAACGTTTAGATGGTTTGCAAGATGCCTACAGCGTATTCCGTTGTCATGGTATTATGAACTGTGTTGATGTTTGTCCAAAAGGATTAAACCCAACGAAAGCTATCGGCCATATTAAGTCGATGTTGATTTCACGCGCAGTATAAAATTAAATAGCAGAGTGTTAGATGAAATTATCTAGCACTTTGGTGTTTTAAAACAGGAATAGTCATCATTAGCAGATGACAATTAGCCATTAGTCTAGTTGACTTGCTAACGATAATTGTTTATTTTTTTATTGCTTTTATCCCATAAAGGAACAGGCAATGCCCGAAGGTACAATGAAGGCTTGGTTAGAGTCTTCTCATTTAAGTGGTGCTAACGCTACTTATATTGAAGAATTATACGAATCTTATTTGGATAACTCCCAATCTGTTTCTGCAGAATGGCGAACGTTATTCCAACAACTTCCAAAAATTGAAGGTGCTGACTTAGAATTCAGGCACTCTGAAATCCGCAATGAATTTAAAGAATTAGCTAAGCAATCCCATAAAACTGTTGTTGTTTCTGGTAGCAGTGATGCCAAACAAGTTAAAGTTTTACAGCTAATTAATGCTTTTCGTTTTCGTGGACATCAAAATGCCAACCTTGACCCATTAGGTTTGTGGAAGCGAGATAAGGTACGCGATTTACAACTGTCGCATCATGAACTTTCAGAAAACGACTTTGATACAGAGTTCAACGTCGGCTCATTTGCTACTTCTCAAGATGCGATGAAGTTAGGTGACTTATACAATGCCCTTAAAACTACTTACTGTGGTTCTATCGGTGCTGAATATATGCACATTACTGACACCGATGAAAAACGTTGGATCCAACAACGTTTAGAGTCTGTTCAGTCGCAAGCAAAATTTTCTGTCGAGCAAAAAGAAGAAATTCTTAAAGGCCTTATCGCTGCCGATGGTATTTGTAAATACCTTGGGGCTAAGTTCCCAGGCGCTAAACGTTTCTCCCTTGAAGGTGGTGATGCGTTAATACCTATGCTGAAAGAGCTTATTTCTCGTGCTGGTACGCAAGGCACTAAAGAAGTTGTTATTGGTATGGCTCACCGTGGCCGTTTAAATGTTTTAGTTAACGTGATGGGTAAAAATCCGTCGAAGTTATTTGACGAGTTTGGCGGTAAACACGATGAAATTTTATCTTCAGGTGATGTTAAATATCACCAAGGTTATTCATCAGATTTTGTAACGCCTGGTGGCAATGTTCATTTAGCTTTGGCCTTTAATCCATCGCATCTAGAAATTGTTAACCCTGTTGTTATTGGCTCAGTCCGTGCGCGTCAAGACAGACGTGGTGATAAAGTCGGTGATACGGTTCTTCCGGTTACTATTCATGGTGATGCTGCTATTGCCGGTCAGGGTGTGGTTCAAGAAACGTTTAATATGTCACAAGCACGTGCATTTAAAGTTGGCGGAACGATACGTATCGTTGTTAATAATCAGGTCGGATTTACAACGTCTAATCCTGCAGATACGCGCAGTGGTGAATATTGTACTGAAATTGCAAAAATGGTTTCAGCACCGATTCTTCATGTTAATGGCGATGACCCAGAAGCTGTTATCTTGGCAACACAAATTGCCCTTGATTATCGCAACGAATTTAAGCGTGATGTCGTTATCGACCTTGTTTGTTACCGTCGTCATGGTCACAATGAAGCTGATGAGCCTAGTGCAACGCAGCCATTGATGTACAAAAAAATTAAGAAACACCCAACACCTCGTCAACTCTATGCACAGCAACTTGATACAGAGGGTTCAATCAATTTAGATAAGTCGAATGAATTAACCTCTTATTATCGTAAATTGTTAGACGAAGGTCAGTGTACGGTTGAACAATGGCGACCTATGACAGAACATTCTGTCGATTGGACTCCATATCTTGGCCATGAGTGGGACGATGATTACGATAAAGAAATTTCTGTTGAAAAACTGAAAGAACTTGCCGGTAAATTGTCAACATATCCTGAGACTCATCCTGTACAAGGTCGTGTTAAGAAGATATACGATGATCGCGTTAAAATGGCATCGGGTGAAAAATTACTCGATTGGGGTATGGCAGAAAACTTAGCTTATGCCTCGATTGTTGATTTAGGTAAACGTGTTCGTATTACTGGGCAAGACTCTGGTCGCGGTACTTTTTTCCATCGTCATGCTGTTTTACATAACCAAGATGATGCGAGCAAATACTTACCTTTGCAAAATATTCGCGAAGGACAAGGTCCATTCGATATTCATGACTCAGTGTTGTCAGAAGTATCAGTAGTTGCCTTTGAATATGGCTATACCACAGCAGAGCCTGCAGGGCTTACTATTTGGGAAGCGCAATTTGGTGATTTTGCTAACTGTGCACAAGTAGTCTTTGACCAATTTATTAGTTCAGGTGAGCAAAAGTGGGGCCGTTTATGTGGTTTAACTATGTTGTTACCTCATGGCTATGAAGGTCAAGGTCCTGAGCATTCATCTGCACGATTAGAGCGTTTCTTGCAGCTTTGTGCCGATCACAATATGCAAGTTTGTGTGCCATCAACACCTGCGCAAGTATTTAACATGCTGCGTCGCCAAGTTGTTCGTCCTATGCGTCGTCCATTGGTTGTTATGTCGCCTAAGTCATTATTAAGACATCCTTTAGCGGTCTCTTCATTAGAAGAGCTATCGACCGGTGTGTTTCATAATGTCATTGGTGAAGTTGATGATATCGATCCGAAAAAAGTGACACGTGTCGTTTTTTGTAGTGGTAAAGTTTACTATGAATTACTTGATCAGCGTCGCAAGAGTGAGCAAGAAAATGTTGTTATCATTCGAATCGAGCAGCTATATCCATTTCCAGAGGAAGAGCTTCAAGCAGAGTTGGCCAAATACCAGCATGTTAAGCAATTCGTTTGGTGTCAGGAAGAACCGCAAAACCAAGGTGCATGGTATTGTTCACAGCATCACTTTAGAGCGGCAATACCTGAAGGTACTTATTTGACATATGCTGGTCGTAAGGCCTCTGCAGCACCAGCTGTAGGTTATATGTCTGTCCATGTAAAAGAACAACAAGCGCTAGTCAATGACGCGCTATCTGTTGAAGACTAGTGAGTAAGGAATAAAATAAATGACAACCGAAATTAAGGTTCCCGTTTTACCTGAATCTGTTGCTGATGCAACCGTAGCTACTTGGCATGTTCAAGTAGGTGATAAAGTTTCACGTGACCAAGTATTAGTAGATATTGAAACTGACAAAGTTGTGCTTGAAGTACAAGCTGTCGTTGATGGAGTGATCACTGAGATTTCTCAAGCCGAAGGCGCAACAGTATTGGGCGAGCAAGTCATTGCAATCCTCACTGAAGGCGATGCAGCAGCTGATGTTTCAGCTCCTGCAGCGGCAAAACCTGCAGCAGCGGCAAAATCAGCTCCTGCAGCGGCAACAGCAGTGAAAGTTATCGACATCATCGTACCGGTTTTACCTGAGTCTGTTGCTGATGCAACAGTTGCTACTTGGCATGTTGCTGAGGGTGATACAGTTTCTGTTGACCAAAACTTGGTTGATATCGAAACGGATAAAGTTGTTCTAGAAGTTGTTGCTCAAGACAATGGTGTGATTGGTAAGATAATCCACGTCGAAGGCGACACGGTATTAGGTTCACAAGTTATAGGCCAACTTAATGCGGGCGCAACAGCAAGTGCTTCTGCAGCTACTTCAGAAGATGCGATTAGCTCTGATGAATTAGCTAGCCCTTCTGTTCGTCGTTTAATGACAGAAAAAGGCTTAACAGCGGCTAATGTTAGAGGTACAGGTAAAGGTGGACGTATTTCTAAAGAAGATGTTGAAGCAGCGGCCAATAAACCTGCACCAGCAGCTCCTGCGGCAAAAACTGCTGCTGCGACACCTGTTGCACAAGATTTAGGCGGACGTACGCAAAAACGTGTACCTATGACACGTTTACGCAAAACAATTGCCAAACGTTTATTAGAAGCTAAAAACTCAACGGCAATGCTAACAACGTTTAACGAAGTTAACATGAAGCCAATTATGGATCTTCGTAAGCAATATAAAGATCTTTTTGAGAAGACGCATGATACGCGTTTAGGCTTTATGTCATTTTATGTTAAAGCGGTTACTGAAGCATTGAAACGCTTTCCAGCGGTTAATGCATCAATCGATGGTGACGATATTGTTTATCATAACTTTTTTGACATCTCAATTGCTGTTTCTACGCCGCGTGGCTTAGTAACACCAGTATTACGTGATGCAGATCAATTAGGTATGGCAGCGATTGAAAATGGTATTCGTGACTTAGCAATAAAAGGTCGCGACGGAAAGCTTTCAATTGAAGATATGACCGGCGGTAATTTCACGATTACTAACGGTGGTGTTTTTGGTTCATTACTTTCAACACCTATTTTAAACTTACCGCAAGCGGCTATTTTAGGTATGCATAAGATCCAAGACAGACCTATGGCTGTTGATGGAAAAGTTGAAATACTTCCTATGATGTACTTAGCACTTTCTTATGATCATCGTTTAATTGATGGTAAAGAATCTGTTGGCTTTTTAGTGGCAATTAAAGACTTGTTAGAAGATCCAACACGTCTACTTCTTGATATATAATCGAGAAGATTAAATCTTTTGATTTAGACTATAGTATTAGCTCTGGGGACTTTGTTCCTTAGAGCTTTTATACTATAATCGATCAACTTTTTTCGATGATAGCGAATTTTATTTATATTTATGATTAAAATTAAGATTTTACTTATATTTATAACTAAGAACAGCTGTCATTATCATTCACAGATAAATGGAAATACACCATGAATTTGCATGAGTATCAAGCGAAACAATTATTCGCTGAATATGGTTTACCAGTTTCTGAAGGTTTCGCTTGCGATACACCTCAGGAAGCGGCAGAAGCGGCTGATAAAATCGGCGGCACTATGTGGGTTGTTAAAACTCAAGTTCACGCGGGCGGTCGCGGTAAAGCTGGCGGCGTTAAGCTAGTTAAATCTAAGCAAGAAATCAAAGATTTTGCTCAAAACTGGTTAGGTAAGAACTTAGTTACTTACCAAACTGACGCTAACGGTCAGCCAGTTGCTAAAATTTTAGTAGAAAGCTGTACAGATATTGCTAACGAATTATATCTTGGTGCTGTTGTTGACCGCGCTAGTCGTCGAGTAGTATTCATGGCCTCTACTGAAGGCGGTGTTGATATTGAGAAGATTGCTGAAGAAACGCCTGAGTTAATTCACCAAGCTGAAATCGATCCACTTGTTGGTGCTCAACCGTACCAAGCTCGTGAATTAGGTTTTAAGTTAGGTTTAAACCCGACGCAAATGAAGCAATTTGTTAAGATCTTTTTAGGTCTTGCAAAAATGTTTGAAGATTTCGATTTCGCTTTATTAGAAATCAACCCGTTAGTTATTACTGACGAAGGTAATCTTCACTGTTTAGATGGCAAAATTGGTATCGATGGTAATGCTTTATACCGTCAACCTAAAATGCGTGCGTTCCATGATCCATCTCAAGAAGATGAACGTGAAGCTCATGCTGCACGTTTTGAATTAAACTACGTAGCCTTAGACGGTAACGTTGGTTGTATGGTTAACGGTGCCGGCCTAGCAATGGGTACTATGGATATCGTTAATTTACACGGCGGCAAGCCAGCTAACTTCCTAGATGTTGGCGGCGGAGCAACGAAAGAACGTGTTTCTGAAGCATTCAAAATCATTCTTTCTGACGACAACGTTAAAGCTGTTTTAGTTAACATCTTTGGTGGCATTGTACGTTGTGACATGATTGCTGAAGGTATTATCGCTGCAGTTAAAGATGTAGGCGTTAAAGTACCTGTAGTTGTACGTTTAGAAGGTACAAATGCTGAAGAAGGTCGTGAAGTTCTTAA from Colwellia sp. PAMC 20917 includes these protein-coding regions:
- a CDS encoding succinate dehydrogenase iron-sulfur subunit; its protein translation is MKQIFSIYRYNPDVDNAPYMKDYELDIPEGSDMMVLDALILLKEQDTTISFRRSCREGVCGSDGMNINGKNGLACITPLSAVPAKKIVLRPLPGLPVVRDLVIDMTQFYNQYEKIKPFLINDGKNPPAREHLQSIEEREKLDGLYECILCACCSTSCPSFWWNPDKFIGPAGLLHAYRFLIDSRDTATEERLDGLQDAYSVFRCHGIMNCVDVCPKGLNPTKAIGHIKSMLISRAV
- a CDS encoding 2-oxoglutarate dehydrogenase E1 component, which codes for MPEGTMKAWLESSHLSGANATYIEELYESYLDNSQSVSAEWRTLFQQLPKIEGADLEFRHSEIRNEFKELAKQSHKTVVVSGSSDAKQVKVLQLINAFRFRGHQNANLDPLGLWKRDKVRDLQLSHHELSENDFDTEFNVGSFATSQDAMKLGDLYNALKTTYCGSIGAEYMHITDTDEKRWIQQRLESVQSQAKFSVEQKEEILKGLIAADGICKYLGAKFPGAKRFSLEGGDALIPMLKELISRAGTQGTKEVVIGMAHRGRLNVLVNVMGKNPSKLFDEFGGKHDEILSSGDVKYHQGYSSDFVTPGGNVHLALAFNPSHLEIVNPVVIGSVRARQDRRGDKVGDTVLPVTIHGDAAIAGQGVVQETFNMSQARAFKVGGTIRIVVNNQVGFTTSNPADTRSGEYCTEIAKMVSAPILHVNGDDPEAVILATQIALDYRNEFKRDVVIDLVCYRRHGHNEADEPSATQPLMYKKIKKHPTPRQLYAQQLDTEGSINLDKSNELTSYYRKLLDEGQCTVEQWRPMTEHSVDWTPYLGHEWDDDYDKEISVEKLKELAGKLSTYPETHPVQGRVKKIYDDRVKMASGEKLLDWGMAENLAYASIVDLGKRVRITGQDSGRGTFFHRHAVLHNQDDASKYLPLQNIREGQGPFDIHDSVLSEVSVVAFEYGYTTAEPAGLTIWEAQFGDFANCAQVVFDQFISSGEQKWGRLCGLTMLLPHGYEGQGPEHSSARLERFLQLCADHNMQVCVPSTPAQVFNMLRRQVVRPMRRPLVVMSPKSLLRHPLAVSSLEELSTGVFHNVIGEVDDIDPKKVTRVVFCSGKVYYELLDQRRKSEQENVVIIRIEQLYPFPEEELQAELAKYQHVKQFVWCQEEPQNQGAWYCSQHHFRAAIPEGTYLTYAGRKASAAPAVGYMSVHVKEQQALVNDALSVED
- the odhB gene encoding 2-oxoglutarate dehydrogenase complex dihydrolipoyllysine-residue succinyltransferase; translated protein: MTTEIKVPVLPESVADATVATWHVQVGDKVSRDQVLVDIETDKVVLEVQAVVDGVITEISQAEGATVLGEQVIAILTEGDAAADVSAPAAAKPAAAAKSAPAAATAVKVIDIIVPVLPESVADATVATWHVAEGDTVSVDQNLVDIETDKVVLEVVAQDNGVIGKIIHVEGDTVLGSQVIGQLNAGATASASAATSEDAISSDELASPSVRRLMTEKGLTAANVRGTGKGGRISKEDVEAAANKPAPAAPAAKTAAATPVAQDLGGRTQKRVPMTRLRKTIAKRLLEAKNSTAMLTTFNEVNMKPIMDLRKQYKDLFEKTHDTRLGFMSFYVKAVTEALKRFPAVNASIDGDDIVYHNFFDISIAVSTPRGLVTPVLRDADQLGMAAIENGIRDLAIKGRDGKLSIEDMTGGNFTITNGGVFGSLLSTPILNLPQAAILGMHKIQDRPMAVDGKVEILPMMYLALSYDHRLIDGKESVGFLVAIKDLLEDPTRLLLDI
- the sucC gene encoding ADP-forming succinate--CoA ligase subunit beta, giving the protein MNLHEYQAKQLFAEYGLPVSEGFACDTPQEAAEAADKIGGTMWVVKTQVHAGGRGKAGGVKLVKSKQEIKDFAQNWLGKNLVTYQTDANGQPVAKILVESCTDIANELYLGAVVDRASRRVVFMASTEGGVDIEKIAEETPELIHQAEIDPLVGAQPYQARELGFKLGLNPTQMKQFVKIFLGLAKMFEDFDFALLEINPLVITDEGNLHCLDGKIGIDGNALYRQPKMRAFHDPSQEDEREAHAARFELNYVALDGNVGCMVNGAGLAMGTMDIVNLHGGKPANFLDVGGGATKERVSEAFKIILSDDNVKAVLVNIFGGIVRCDMIAEGIIAAVKDVGVKVPVVVRLEGTNAEEGREVLKKSGLDIIAAESLTDAATKVVAAAEGK